In the Candidatus Korarchaeum sp. genome, one interval contains:
- a CDS encoding shikimate kinase, protein MGVARVNGAITIVNAIASWKGASVGIEMGVEARARVSDDLSVSPYDPLVIEAVKEALSFVGGEGASVEVSSNIPVGWGLKSSSAVANAVILAVLSAYDRKIGLIEAIKLSVRAARRAGVTITGAMDDASASMLGGLTVTDNSKDQLIMRVPLPELDVAILLPSWESSRPKSTIDASRLRKYSKITDSLIEILPSRIWEAMTLNGLLYSRALGYKDDLALRAIELGALGAGLSGTGPAIAAVCRDCSDVIDYWSGFGKVMRSRITNNPAKIS, encoded by the coding sequence ATGGGAGTAGCCAGGGTCAACGGTGCGATAACAATAGTTAATGCGATAGCTTCGTGGAAGGGGGCTTCAGTCGGGATAGAGATGGGAGTAGAGGCTAGAGCTCGCGTTTCAGATGATCTCTCAGTTAGCCCATATGATCCCCTCGTCATTGAGGCAGTTAAAGAGGCATTGAGCTTCGTGGGGGGTGAGGGAGCGAGTGTAGAGGTCAGCTCGAATATACCAGTTGGATGGGGGCTGAAGAGCAGTAGTGCAGTAGCTAATGCAGTGATTTTAGCTGTTTTAAGTGCTTATGATAGGAAGATAGGGCTCATAGAGGCGATTAAACTCTCAGTGAGGGCCGCTAGGAGGGCAGGTGTCACTATAACTGGAGCTATGGACGATGCTTCCGCCTCTATGCTAGGAGGCTTAACTGTAACTGATAACTCTAAGGACCAATTGATAATGAGGGTACCCCTTCCAGAGCTAGATGTAGCGATATTGCTACCTTCATGGGAATCATCCAGGCCCAAATCCACTATAGATGCCTCTAGATTGAGGAAATACTCTAAAATAACTGATTCCCTGATAGAGATCCTCCCGAGTAGGATCTGGGAAGCCATGACGCTGAACGGCCTCCTATACAGCAGGGCCCTCGGTTATAAGGACGATCTAGCCCTGAGAGCTATCGAGCTAGGGGCCCTGGGGGCGGGCCTCTCGGGGACCGGGCCAGCTATAGCTGCGGTATGCAGAGATTGCAGTGATGTGATCGATTACTGGTCAGGCTTCGGCAAAGTTATGAGGAGCAGGATAACGAACAATCCCGCGAAAATTTCTTAG
- the ribH gene encoding 6,7-dimethyl-8-ribityllumazine synthase, with product MGARIGVVVSELNSRVTERMLGSLLDQADRLGVEVKRVCKVPGLLDAPLVVKELLKMDEIDAVILLGSIVKETSLEDYIFNQVISKLIDLSLHYEKPVSFGISGPGIYWSERLSSLGAEEYAKMSLEAALNNLNLLRELRGR from the coding sequence ATGGGAGCTAGGATAGGTGTAGTGGTCTCGGAGCTCAACTCGAGGGTGACTGAGAGGATGCTGGGCAGCTTACTGGATCAAGCCGATCGACTTGGAGTAGAGGTAAAGAGGGTATGCAAGGTCCCAGGACTGTTGGATGCTCCATTAGTAGTTAAGGAGCTTTTGAAAATGGATGAGATTGATGCGGTCATACTACTCGGCTCTATAGTTAAGGAGACATCATTGGAAGATTACATATTCAATCAAGTGATATCGAAGCTCATAGACCTATCGCTGCACTATGAGAAGCCCGTCTCATTCGGTATATCCGGGCCGGGGATATATTGGAGCGAGCGTCTCTCCAGTCTAGGCGCTGAGGAGTACGCTAAGATGTCACTAGAGGCCGCCCTCAATAACTTGAATTTATTGAGGGAGCTGAGGGGGAGATGA
- a CDS encoding metallophosphoesterase, protein MKLFPFGALLNDILVVADLHLGYEDALRERGVELPYEQYGLVKREIISYIEEYSPEVLVLNGDVKHEFSGALSQEWREVIDLLRTLKDLVKVEVVRGNHDNFLIPILKREGVEISSPYLKIQGLLITHGHLDILIPDDVELIVMGHEHPAITMRDEIGASHKFKVFMEGEYMGFKLLVVPAISPLAPGTDLLSVSKRDLLSPILRKADIENFKIRVADKEVGVEDLGPLRAIRRAARMISDSIS, encoded by the coding sequence ATGAAGTTATTCCCATTCGGAGCTCTCCTCAATGATATATTAGTGGTAGCGGATCTCCACTTAGGCTATGAGGACGCTCTGAGGGAGAGGGGGGTCGAGCTCCCCTACGAACAATATGGCTTGGTTAAGAGGGAAATAATTAGTTATATAGAGGAATATAGCCCGGAGGTCCTCGTCTTAAACGGTGATGTGAAGCATGAGTTCAGCGGGGCGCTGAGCCAGGAGTGGAGGGAGGTGATAGACCTCCTGAGGACCCTCAAGGATCTTGTCAAAGTTGAGGTAGTCAGGGGGAACCACGATAACTTCCTGATACCCATACTGAAGAGAGAGGGCGTTGAGATAAGCAGCCCTTACTTGAAGATTCAGGGGCTCCTGATAACTCACGGCCATTTGGATATCCTCATACCAGATGACGTCGAGCTGATAGTGATGGGGCACGAGCATCCAGCTATAACTATGAGGGATGAGATAGGTGCTTCCCATAAGTTCAAGGTCTTCATGGAAGGGGAGTACATGGGATTCAAGTTGCTAGTCGTACCTGCTATCTCACCGCTAGCACCGGGGACGGATTTGCTCAGCGTGAGCAAGAGGGACCTACTATCGCCCATCCTGAGGAAAGCTGATATAGAGAATTTCAAAATAAGAGTAGCTGATAAGGAGGTAGGCGTCGAGGACCTCGGCCCCCTCCGTGCGATAAGGAGAGCAGCTAGAATGATCTCCGATTCAATCTCATGA